One genomic segment of Pseudomonas sp. RU47 includes these proteins:
- a CDS encoding MFS transporter yields MLTGNPAVAANAEQPTSLSGLMVAFLAFCCGAVVANLYYAQPIVELIAPQIGLSSANASLIVSLTQFGYALGLLLLVPLADLMENRRLVVGFTLAASVTLLCAGLTHSPSMFLVLSLLIGLTSVAVQILVPLAAHLAPEASRGRVVGNIMSGLLLGILLSRPLSSLLVEVFGWRGVFYSAAALMAVIALITAVALPRRLPTHKATYAALIGSVFALARRYPLLRQRSLYQGLLFASFSLFWTLAPIELMRHHGFTQAHVAIFALVGAVGAIAAPIAGRLADAGHGRRGTLVALLLAPVSLLIAALPGSGYVWLVVCAVLLDFAVQLNMVLGQREVYALDPHSRARLNAVYMTSIFVGGAVGSLVASPLYEHFGWNLSAVAVALLPALALGLFLSRKADV; encoded by the coding sequence ATGCTTACGGGCAATCCGGCCGTTGCGGCGAATGCCGAACAGCCAACTTCACTTTCCGGCCTGATGGTCGCGTTCCTGGCATTTTGCTGTGGCGCGGTCGTGGCCAATCTTTATTACGCGCAGCCGATCGTCGAACTGATTGCACCACAGATCGGTCTGTCCAGCGCCAATGCCAGCCTGATCGTTTCGCTCACGCAGTTTGGTTACGCGCTGGGCCTGTTGCTGCTGGTGCCGCTGGCCGACCTGATGGAAAACCGCCGTCTGGTGGTCGGCTTCACCCTCGCGGCGAGCGTCACGCTGTTGTGCGCCGGCCTGACTCATTCGCCGTCGATGTTCCTGGTGTTGTCTTTGCTCATCGGCCTAACGTCGGTGGCCGTGCAGATCCTCGTGCCGCTGGCGGCACACCTGGCGCCCGAGGCCAGCCGTGGCCGCGTCGTCGGCAATATCATGAGCGGCCTGCTGCTGGGCATTCTGTTGTCGCGGCCACTGTCGAGCCTGTTGGTTGAAGTGTTCGGCTGGCGCGGGGTGTTTTACAGCGCAGCGGCCCTGATGGCGGTCATCGCTCTGATTACCGCTGTGGCACTGCCGCGTCGGCTGCCGACACATAAAGCCACCTATGCTGCGCTGATCGGTTCGGTGTTTGCCTTGGCCCGGCGCTATCCGCTGTTGCGTCAGCGCTCGCTGTATCAAGGGCTGCTGTTTGCCAGTTTCAGCCTGTTCTGGACCCTCGCGCCGATTGAACTGATGCGTCACCACGGCTTCACTCAGGCCCACGTGGCGATCTTCGCGCTGGTCGGTGCGGTGGGTGCCATTGCCGCGCCGATTGCCGGACGTCTGGCGGATGCCGGGCATGGTCGTCGCGGCACGCTGGTCGCCTTGTTGCTGGCGCCGGTTTCGCTGTTGATCGCCGCGCTCCCGGGCAGCGGCTATGTCTGGCTGGTGGTGTGCGCGGTGCTGCTGGATTTCGCTGTGCAATTGAACATGGTGCTCGGCCAGCGTGAGGTGTACGCCCTCGATCCCCACAGCCGTGCGCGCCTTAACGCCGTGTACATGACCAGCATTTTCGTCGGCGGCGCCGTGGGCTCGCTGGTCGCCAGTCCGCTGTACGAGCATTTCGGCTGGAACCTGTCCGCGGTCGCGGTGGCGTTGCTGCCAGCGCTGGCGCTCGGGTTGTTCCTGAGCCGCAAGGCCGATGTCTGA
- a CDS encoding LysR family transcriptional regulator — MDKLLALKMFVETVRCGGYSSAARKLGISTSSVTRQVAGLEHELGASLLNRTTRNTSVTVAGQTYFEKAVAILDAIDEADAVVADRGAEAQGRLRISVPVEFGRRLIAPHLSRLLERHPGLEISLSLSDQVSDLLSEQIDVSVRLGSSVVSEDIVSKRVGQFERWVVASPDYLASSAALSHPRDLLEHQCLRFDYGGTHQHWTFQNEDAPIQLNVHGRLQSNNADILREAAIGGGGVTLLADWLVRDDVAAGRLTRLLEHYEVNPGSASTCINALYLPNHRGSSRINVFIDFLMEILSPAPATTPAA; from the coding sequence ATGGACAAGTTGCTGGCACTGAAGATGTTTGTGGAAACCGTGCGCTGCGGGGGCTATTCCTCGGCAGCGCGCAAACTCGGGATATCCACGTCGTCAGTGACACGGCAAGTGGCCGGGCTGGAACACGAGTTGGGCGCGAGCCTGCTCAATCGCACCACGCGCAACACCAGCGTGACCGTTGCCGGCCAGACCTATTTCGAAAAAGCCGTGGCGATTCTCGATGCGATCGACGAAGCCGATGCCGTCGTCGCCGATCGTGGCGCCGAAGCGCAGGGCCGTCTGCGTATCAGCGTGCCGGTGGAGTTCGGCCGGCGCCTGATCGCGCCGCACCTGAGCCGCTTGCTCGAGCGGCATCCAGGCCTGGAGATCAGTCTGTCGCTGAGCGATCAAGTCAGCGACCTGCTCAGCGAGCAGATCGATGTTTCGGTGCGGTTGGGATCGTCCGTGGTCAGTGAAGACATCGTCAGCAAACGCGTAGGGCAGTTCGAACGCTGGGTGGTGGCCAGCCCGGATTATCTGGCGAGTAGCGCGGCGCTCAGTCATCCACGGGATTTGCTGGAGCATCAATGCCTGCGTTTCGATTACGGCGGCACCCACCAGCACTGGACCTTTCAGAATGAAGACGCGCCCATTCAGCTCAACGTCCATGGGCGCCTGCAAAGCAACAACGCCGACATCCTGCGCGAAGCAGCCATCGGCGGCGGCGGGGTGACGCTGCTGGCCGACTGGCTGGTCCGCGACGACGTCGCAGCCGGCCGGCTGACCCGCTTGCTTGAGCACTACGAGGTCAATCCCGGCAGTGCCAGCACCTGCATCAACGCCTTGTATTTACCCAATCACCGAGGCTCCAGCCGGATCAATGTGTTTATCGATTTCCTGATGGAAATTCTCAGCCCGGCGCCCGCGACCACGCCCGCAGCGTGA